Within Quercus lobata isolate SW786 chromosome 5, ValleyOak3.0 Primary Assembly, whole genome shotgun sequence, the genomic segment GCCCATGAGACAACTACAGAGAGGACAGAGGAGGAACTATCGTAtagggttttgaaaataaaaatgatattaagaaaataaaacttaccCACAACTGTGTGGAACTGGAAGATGGAGGGAGAATGGTCTGACAAAAGCAAAGAGACCTCCCTcagatctctctctctgcatCTTATCAGATTTCTCTCCCTGAATCTCATGAATGCTCCTTTAATCATCGATATGTCCATTCATATCTCTTTCTCTATTGACATATCTCCGTTTATATCTCTTTCTCTGgcagtttggttttttttttttttaatacataccTTATACCAAACAGTTAGTAAACAGTGAAACTTTAATAGGGTAAAACGAAAAAAATGCAATTGTTCAGTATTTTTAAAAGTGAGGAAGCCACAAATTGGAAATTCACCACTACCTTAAATTTAAAGATCAAAGACATTTATTTCACAGCATTATATTGAATGATTAAAGCCCTTAAAATGAGTGAGGAAGACACAAACTTTTGCAGACCAAGAACTGAGAGTAATTTGGTAGAATTGTAGAGTAACGCCCTCCTTCATATGCAAACATATCTCCAAAGTACAAAGCGTCTAATGAAACCATAgaacaagaaaatatatgttcTTTTCACTAACATACAAATagcttaattaaatttatgactAACCAACAACGCCATGGTGTGGaaattgtttaccaaaaaaaaaaaaggaatatctAACGATCAATCATACATATCTAATAATTCTAACCATAAAGCAACTACAACATGAGAACCTAGTTCaaagtatttaaacaataactaaaattacaaaatgccctttatatatatttatagtgaTGGTGTGATGCCCCACCAATAGTGATAGGGCCTCACCTATTCCACATATGCTCAATGTCCATGGAGGTCTTCCTAGAATTCCTGTTTTGCACTTCACTAAGCATCtttatttgcatctctcttccttaaaaagaaaacaaaatgaacAGCATGAATAACATTCTCTAATGAGggtttcaattacaaaaactcatcaagatttacaaaaaaaaaaagaaatagaaaagacgAACTaaaccttttccttttttaaataGAGCATTAacaaattagaaatttaaagCACGAAATCAACTACCAAATACCAATTATTATTGAACATCATGAAAGCTATGATAAATTGATAACAGATTTTAAAACTCCTAGTAACGAAGAATGGCAACCCCCCAACTCAACAACATTTCTGCCAAAAAATGGATACTGCACATCAAATAGTGTATTATAACTATCACGTTGAAATCTGTTGTCAATtcattcaagtaaaaaaaacCTATCAACTCTCcaaacctttaatttttttaatttagaaaacctccaaatataagaaagacatttaatgaaattaatcaTTCACAATGAGCACAATGCATAACCCAGATATAAATATAGGGCAGGACAAACATTAAAGGGTTTTTGAGCTAACCATAACGTCACTCTCAAAACAAACTTGAAAATCTTTTGCTAATGTCCATATCATAGTAAAACAGAAAACctttaaaacccaaaaccactGTCACATTCACTCCACAATAAAAACATTCTAGTTGACCAAAAAAAAGCCATGAAACTAAAACACATGAAAGCAAAACCTATAGGATTGGGAGGCTAAGATCAAAACTGAATAATGCCACCAAGTATATATAATTAACCACAAATCCACATGAGgctaaaataattcaataatctaCAACAGAAAGTTAATTATTCAATAACTAAAATGATATACTTGCATTTGTATATATCATCAAATACAGTAAAAACATTGAAACCACATAATAAGTATGGCAAATCAATATCTAAAGTCCTGTTTCTAATTAAacaaatttgttatttaaatgaaaaaaaaaaaaaaaaaaacattgaagaaacttcaaaaatattatctacTTAAACAGCACACATATGGTGGAAAGTGTGCTTTGATACTGCATATATATTTAGTGGAGGACTACAATGAAAATACTCAGTCCTTGATAAgtattgaaaaattaattaaggaGAGGTTCTAAGAAGATGGCTATGCAGGCAATAGTCACAAAAGTAGTGACACTATAGAACACTCAAGAACATTCAACAACAACCAACCAACCAACTAAAATGCTTTGATCCTAAATTCAAGCCATATAGGTCCCAAGTTCAAGTGAAACAGTTACTTTTGGCATTTTTGGGAAGTAACAATGGGGAAAGAAATGCCCTTTCTTTATCTCAGATTTAGGCTTCTTATAAActtccttttcctctttttttaacaaagacaGCACCACCTTAACAAAAAACAGTTCCCATATTCCTAAGCAAATCTAAATATCCCCATAAGCAGAGCACTTAACAATAGGAGTATAGGACTGCTATATTaattggaaatattttcctCAAAGTGAAAGCTTATCTGAAAAAATTCAGTGAACCCTTCACATTGAAGTTAAGATTCAAAATAACTTTCAGCAAGGATGGAAAGTTTTCTATTAGattttttactttgtacttCCTAAGTGATGGAAAGTTTGGTTTAGGCATTTTTACAAACACTTTGGGGAGCAGATAACACAGTCACCAACCAAAATCTTCAACTTGCAGTACaactttaaacaaaatagaaatgtatAAATAGTTACTAAGTATTTAACATCTAACCACTGTAAtttatcacacacacacaatgaagtatacaaaaaatttccaaacaaaGAGAAAGTAAGAAAAACACAGAAAGGACACTCACAATGTGGTTCATGTGGGTGTGAGAGATGCAAAGGAAGTCTTGCTGTATAGCCTGCTAGGGACAATGACCAATATCGAAAGCCAAATTGAGAGTATGCAAACTTATGCAGGTTTTGTGGATTGCGATTGACAGATCCTTCATTCATTACACTCTCGGCTTTGCGACTCAATCAAGGAGAACAAACCACCATCTAAAAAATACACATAATTTAGTAAActgaaacaaaattaaaacagaaAGGAAGGAAAAATCCACATTAAACAGGCCagtaaatgaataaaatttactaaaattaacAACAATTTATAGCATAATAACATATTACCAGTACACTTTATTTATTCCAATCAACCTAAACAAATGAAGAGCAATAAAATTATGGTATATAACACCAATAACCTAGAGGTCAGAGGTCAGTTCGTGTTTTGTGTTTTCCAGGGAAAAGATGGAGAGGCTGAGAGAGAGTTGAAGAAGCAGTAGATATCTTCGATTTTGCAAGGGTTCaaccttaatcaaaaccaattatccaaatacctaaaaaatcaaaccaataaTCCAGATACCTAAATCTGAGATACCAAAACTTAAATCGTATACAACACCAATTTTCTTGTTTAAAAATACCTGCACTGATAGCAGCTTTGGCGGTATATGACGGTGGTGGGAGGCTGGCACTTTCTGCCACTGAAGGAGTGAGAGAGCGCCCATGCGCTATGGTTTAGGGGTTTTGAGAactgagagaggcagagagaacggcaaagaagaagaaagggtttATGATTTATCAGGAGAGAGAGTGTTTATCGGGTTGTgaagttaaaaacttaaaagaaaaaaaatttaatttatatgtaaattGTGAAGGGGAAAAGACATAAAAAGGAAGtgatgttttatttatatttacacTAATGCCCGTATAGTATGTCtctagtgattttttttttttttttttagatttttagatttaaaaaatatatatataatttttcttctctttaacttgataaaaatcttaatttaattacaatccaaattcttcatataatccatctaatccttatttaatcttaatttgattacaatctaaatctaattcttattttaattttaatttgtttacaatCCAAATCTAATCCATTTAACAAACAAGTTTAAGTTTAATTAAGACTTTAattctatttgtttttatcgacttttttttttaagtggccTTTTCGACTTATTtggataaaataacaataagtattgtataaatttttttataaaataataattttatttttagcctaatttaaatgttaaatttttttttttgggataaagtaTCAAATGATAGCTAATATGTATTAACTTTAACATAatctctatttttaaaaaatctaatttagacaacgtcaaaacaaaacaaaaaaactaatataaagtaacccaaaaaaaaatactaatatatatataatgataaattttgcaaaaaaaataaatgacaaattcaaatccatgtaagtttgaagaaaagcatacaaattttgtttcatgatattgacaaaaaataatatacaaaaaaaaaaagaaaagaataaatcaTCTTAtgcattttgaaaataaacatatttattacaCTCTTTTAATAAGTTagtacttttatatatatatatatatatatatatatatttcataatacCTTCGTCTCAcaatatgaatttattatataacttaaaagtaaaatattatttgtttttattatttattctattatctaattttaagtaaattaataaaaaaaactatttacatatgaattttgattaagtTGTGTATCACATGGGCATAAtgttagtatatatataaaacaaaaacttttgaaactctcacaattttccatgtcagcacaatatttaaataaaattatcattttatttaaataaaattatttttgtttagtccaaacttaacaaaaagtgaaactctatctctctaatatgtcaaacttaaacttaaattcaaactcatcattatcatttttttaaacaaaattatttttgtttaatcaaaatttaacaAGAAGTAAAACTCTAACTTTCtaataagtccaacttaaaatcaaactcaaacattgataatttatataaaaacaaaaattctatatagatttttgtttttatatatagaattttttttatataaaaacaaaaattcttcccattaaaaaaaaaacaaaaacaaaaattctgatagaactcaaaaaaaaaaaaaaaaaaaaaaaacaacaaacaaacaaacaaaaaaaagagactcGCGTTGAAAATAggactcaaaaaaagaagaagactcacattgtaaaaaaaaaaaaaaaaagactcacaTTAGattaaggagagagagagtcctATTAGGACTCTCTCTCCCCTCCTCAAAGTCCTAATAATTACCActtcaaaaccctaaacttAACTTCACTTTAggattcaaaaaaaagaaaaagaaaaagagaaggattCCTATTAGAAGTCTCTTTTCCCTCCTCAAAACCTTAGCAATTACCACCTTAAAACCCTAAACTTAACttcattttagaatttaaaaaaaagagctaaagcaaataaaaataaataaataaaatgcaaataaTCTGATTCAACTTTCTTCTctgattaataaattttacgttgaatttgtttatattgttattattaataaaatttgaattcaacatatgtgaatatttgtttatattattattaatgaaatttatcttttaatcgatttttttatttgttttcatatatgcttgagattttctttctatcttattcttttgttatgttTAGAATTGATTTGCTTTTGAGTATTTGGGTTAATCTTCATATTTATATTGACATTGTTttcgtgggtttggttttttggttgaaattt encodes:
- the LOC115989768 gene encoding uncharacterized protein LOC115989768 isoform X4, which encodes MNEGSVNRNPQNLHKFAYSQFGFRYWSLSLAGYTARLPLHLSHPHEPHCVEGIIGVAASKDSILRLWKLCQSPKLYLYKVSIMRKQQVDSFVLY